Proteins from a genomic interval of Streptomyces sp. Tu6071:
- a CDS encoding tetratricopeptide repeat protein: MTDQVVDTGGASGAGVTGVAPARTGRGRVTGEDTLLGRERELAALHEDIGRTGLDTLAGQTPPRARVLLVAGRPGSGRTALAETFAAALTERYPDGLLRVRLTDPAGAPVPAGDAARSLLADLGEQTPAGAADDVLTEQLRTALAARRVLLLLDDAHDAERVDELLPDNPACLLLAVATGPLTGLSDVRPCTLGGLERQAAVRLVERYAGPGRAAADPRAAERLAEECRGQPAALVLAAGWLATRPESSFADLLARLEAHRAAVPRALPEPAASEEDAAPPPAKTATDLPVDRLLRFSHDQLPAADQRLLRLLHLAPEGLADAHTASALAGCSVRHAAERLERFVRHGLLRPLPGLRPAYEVPGCLVPGLRALAAESDRPAELQLARARMLERTVRLLHSCRAANEPPGSPARQRLAGLPSTLRFPGPKAAAEWLAERLPALLAAARLAVAEGAFDTLARRYVAALVRALVAHRGTEAAAPELYGLHRLVLDVARRGGLHREQAAALLNLADLDARTGRTGEALARYRAALDAARTGRDPYAAGRAMESLAGAHQELGDWARAADWYGRALAHRLVRAEDAEAARLYGKLAAVHAYAGHYGDARRNWGSAIAAHKRRGDVAGQARALAELARVQEYAGRPEEALRTCREAVTLAERAEDERLRAALHVRLADTLDRLGDPASARHHRGLAARLLGPGEAAALRTGA; encoded by the coding sequence GTGACGGACCAGGTGGTGGACACCGGCGGGGCGAGCGGCGCCGGGGTGACCGGCGTCGCCCCGGCGCGGACGGGTCGCGGGCGCGTGACCGGCGAGGACACGCTCCTCGGCAGGGAACGCGAACTCGCCGCGCTCCACGAGGACATCGGCCGTACTGGGCTCGACACCCTCGCCGGGCAGACCCCGCCCCGCGCCCGTGTCCTGCTTGTCGCGGGACGCCCCGGTTCGGGCCGTACCGCGCTCGCGGAGACCTTCGCGGCGGCGCTCACCGAGCGTTATCCCGACGGGCTGCTGCGCGTGCGGCTCACCGACCCCGCGGGTGCCCCGGTCCCCGCCGGGGACGCCGCGCGGTCCCTCCTCGCCGACCTCGGCGAACAGACCCCGGCCGGGGCCGCCGACGACGTCCTCACCGAGCAGCTGCGCACCGCGCTCGCCGCCCGCCGCGTCCTGCTGCTCCTCGACGACGCGCACGACGCGGAGCGGGTCGACGAACTCCTCCCCGACAACCCCGCCTGCCTCCTCCTCGCCGTCGCCACGGGCCCGCTCACCGGGCTCAGCGACGTCCGCCCCTGCACCCTCGGCGGCCTGGAGCGGCAGGCGGCCGTCCGCCTCGTCGAGCGCTACGCGGGGCCCGGACGCGCCGCGGCCGACCCGCGCGCGGCGGAGCGGCTCGCCGAGGAGTGCCGGGGGCAGCCCGCCGCTCTCGTCCTCGCCGCGGGCTGGCTCGCGACGCGCCCCGAGTCCTCCTTCGCCGACCTCCTCGCCCGTCTGGAGGCGCACCGCGCCGCCGTGCCCCGCGCCCTGCCGGAGCCGGCCGCGAGCGAGGAGGACGCGGCACCGCCGCCCGCGAAGACCGCCACCGACCTCCCCGTGGACCGGCTCCTGCGCTTCAGCCACGACCAGCTCCCCGCCGCCGACCAGCGCCTGCTGCGCCTGCTCCACCTCGCCCCCGAAGGGCTCGCCGACGCGCACACCGCCTCCGCGCTCGCGGGCTGCTCCGTGCGGCACGCCGCCGAGCGCCTGGAACGCTTCGTCCGGCACGGGCTCCTGCGCCCGCTCCCCGGCCTCCGCCCGGCGTACGAGGTGCCGGGCTGCCTCGTCCCCGGGCTGCGCGCCCTCGCCGCCGAGAGCGACCGCCCCGCCGAACTCCAGCTCGCCCGCGCCCGCATGCTGGAGCGCACCGTGCGCCTCCTGCACTCCTGCCGCGCCGCGAACGAACCGCCCGGCTCCCCGGCCCGCCAGCGCCTCGCCGGGCTTCCCTCCACTCTGCGCTTCCCCGGCCCCAAAGCCGCCGCCGAGTGGCTTGCCGAGCGGCTGCCCGCGCTCCTCGCCGCGGCCCGGCTCGCCGTCGCCGAGGGCGCGTTCGACACCCTCGCGCGCCGCTACGTCGCGGCCCTCGTCCGCGCGCTCGTCGCGCACCGGGGCACCGAGGCCGCGGCGCCCGAGCTGTACGGGCTGCACCGCCTCGTCCTCGACGTCGCGCGGCGCGGGGGACTGCACCGCGAGCAGGCGGCGGCGCTCCTCAACCTCGCCGACCTCGACGCCCGCACGGGCCGCACCGGAGAGGCGCTCGCCCGCTACCGCGCCGCGCTCGACGCGGCCCGCACCGGGCGCGACCCGTACGCGGCGGGCCGCGCGATGGAGTCCCTCGCGGGTGCCCACCAGGAACTCGGCGACTGGGCGCGGGCCGCCGACTGGTACGGCAGGGCCCTCGCCCACCGCCTCGTGCGCGCCGAGGACGCCGAGGCGGCCCGCCTGTACGGCAAGTTGGCCGCCGTGCACGCCTACGCGGGCCACTACGGGGACGCGCGGCGCAACTGGGGCTCGGCGATCGCCGCGCACAAGCGGCGCGGGGACGTGGCGGGGCAGGCGCGGGCGCTCGCCGAGCTCGCGAGGGTCCAGGAGTACGCGGGGCGGCCCGAGGAGGCGCTGCGCACGTGCCGCGAGGCCGTGACCCTCGCCGAGCGCGCGGAGGACGAACGGCTGCGCGCCGCGCTGCACGTCCGGCTCGCCGACACCCTCGACCGGCTCGGCGACCCGGCGTCCGCCCGCCACCACAGGGGACTCGCCGCGCGCCTGCTCGGGCCGGGCGAGGCGGCGGCGCTGCGGACGGGGGCGTAG
- the ald gene encoding alanine dehydrogenase, which yields MKVGIPREVKNNEFRVAITPAGVHELRRQGHEVFVEATAGEGSSITDEEFAAAGAVILPTADEVWARADLLLKVKEPIAEEYHRLRKDQVLFTYLHLAASRECTDALLASGTTAIALETVETADRRLPLLAPMSEVAGRLAPQVGAYHLMRPAGGRGVLPGGVPGVVAGKAVVIGGGVSGWNAAQIAIGMGFHVKLLDKDVTKLKEADKVFGTRIQTVVSTAYELEIACLESDLVVGAVLVPGAKAPKLVSNDLVSRMKPGSVLVDIAIDQGGCFEDSRPTTHAEPTFRVHDSVFYCVANMPGAVPHTSTHALTNATLPYVLELAGRGWIDALRRDASLAKGLNIHDGKVYYREVAEAHGLAHAETHALLD from the coding sequence ATGAAGGTCGGCATCCCCCGCGAGGTCAAGAACAACGAGTTCCGGGTCGCCATCACCCCGGCCGGGGTCCACGAACTGCGCCGCCAGGGGCACGAGGTGTTCGTCGAGGCGACGGCGGGCGAGGGCTCCTCGATCACCGACGAGGAGTTCGCGGCGGCGGGGGCCGTCATCCTTCCCACGGCCGACGAGGTGTGGGCCCGCGCGGACCTCCTCCTCAAGGTCAAGGAGCCGATCGCCGAGGAGTACCACCGGCTGCGCAAGGACCAGGTGCTCTTCACGTACCTGCACCTCGCCGCCTCGCGCGAGTGCACCGACGCGCTCCTCGCCTCCGGGACCACCGCCATCGCCCTGGAGACCGTCGAGACCGCCGACCGCAGGCTCCCGCTGCTCGCCCCCATGTCGGAGGTCGCCGGGCGGCTCGCCCCGCAGGTCGGCGCGTACCACCTCATGCGGCCCGCCGGCGGGCGCGGCGTGCTGCCCGGCGGCGTCCCCGGGGTCGTCGCGGGCAAGGCCGTCGTCATCGGCGGCGGCGTCTCGGGGTGGAACGCGGCGCAGATCGCGATCGGCATGGGCTTCCACGTCAAGCTCCTCGACAAGGACGTCACCAAGCTCAAGGAGGCCGACAAGGTCTTCGGCACCCGCATCCAGACCGTCGTCTCGACCGCGTACGAACTGGAGATCGCCTGCCTGGAGTCTGACCTCGTCGTCGGCGCCGTCCTCGTGCCGGGCGCGAAGGCGCCCAAGCTCGTCTCCAACGACCTCGTCTCGCGCATGAAGCCGGGAAGTGTCCTTGTCGACATCGCGATCGACCAGGGCGGTTGCTTCGAGGACTCGCGCCCCACGACGCACGCCGAGCCGACGTTCCGCGTGCACGACTCGGTCTTCTACTGCGTCGCCAACATGCCCGGCGCCGTCCCCCACACCTCCACGCACGCCCTCACCAACGCCACGCTCCCGTACGTGCTCGAACTCGCCGGGCGCGGCTGGATCGACGCGCTGCGCCGCGACGCCTCGCTCGCCAAGGGCCTCAACATCCATGACGGCAAGGTGTATTACCGCGAGGTCGCCGAGGCGCACGGGCTGGCGCACGCCGAGACCCACGCGCTCCTGGACTGA
- a CDS encoding ParA family protein: protein MDGHIVNAMAGDPGGDTFADYEELPEGHFYDPDAEYEPDPEYAATLAPDAARQRRERIGPTGRPLPYFPIPGPLTDHGPAKIIAMCNQKGGVGKTTSTINLGAALAEYGRRVLLVDFDPQGALSVGLGVNPMELDLTVYNLLLERGMSPDEVLLKTAVPNMDLLPSNIDLSAAEVQLVSEVARESTLQRALKPLMADYDYIVIDCQPSLGLLTVNALTAAHKVIVPLECEFFALRGVALLTETIEKVQERLNPELELDGILATMYDSRTVHSREVLARVVEAFDDHVYHTVIGRTVRFPETTVAGEPITTYASNSVGAAAYRQLAREVLARCHAE from the coding sequence ATGGATGGCCATATCGTGAACGCCATGGCCGGCGACCCGGGCGGCGACACCTTCGCCGACTACGAGGAGCTGCCCGAGGGGCACTTCTACGACCCGGACGCCGAGTACGAGCCGGACCCCGAGTACGCGGCCACGCTGGCCCCCGACGCCGCGCGACAGCGCCGCGAGCGGATCGGCCCCACCGGGCGACCGCTTCCCTACTTCCCGATCCCCGGGCCCCTCACCGACCACGGCCCGGCGAAGATCATCGCGATGTGCAACCAGAAGGGCGGGGTCGGCAAGACGACCTCGACCATCAACCTCGGCGCCGCGCTCGCCGAGTACGGCCGCCGCGTCCTCCTCGTCGACTTCGACCCGCAGGGCGCGCTCTCGGTCGGCCTCGGGGTCAACCCGATGGAGCTGGACCTGACGGTCTACAACCTCCTCCTCGAACGCGGGATGTCGCCCGACGAGGTGCTGCTCAAGACGGCCGTGCCCAACATGGACCTGCTGCCGAGCAACATCGACCTCTCGGCCGCCGAGGTCCAGCTCGTCTCCGAGGTGGCCCGCGAGTCCACGCTCCAGCGGGCGCTCAAGCCGCTCATGGCCGACTACGACTACATCGTGATCGACTGTCAGCCCTCGCTCGGCCTGCTCACCGTCAACGCGCTCACCGCGGCGCACAAGGTGATCGTGCCGCTGGAGTGCGAGTTCTTCGCGCTGCGCGGCGTCGCGCTGCTCACCGAGACGATCGAGAAGGTGCAGGAGCGGCTCAACCCCGAGCTGGAACTCGACGGCATCCTCGCCACGATGTACGACTCCCGCACGGTGCACAGCCGCGAGGTGCTCGCGCGCGTCGTCGAAGCCTTCGACGACCACGTGTACCACACCGTCATCGGCCGCACGGTGCGCTTCCCCGAGACCACCGTCGCCGGGGAGCCCATCACCACCTACGCCTCCAACTCCGTCGGCGCCGCCGCCTACCGTCAGCTCGCCAGGGAGGTGCTCGCCCGGTGTCACGCCGAGTGA
- a CDS encoding segregation and condensation protein A, which yields MPSTPEPDPPRRGRRPLGRGGATRRPRLGEGARRPQAEPAGDEATAEDVRDPRASREDVHARPEDVRDAHASPEDVRDPEPSHAAAADDVPTSPADSPAGHETAPGSGAADVAAAGSPASFDASASFETPAAEADSALPATQVLPAPADTAPAGAATPAKGGFTLRLDNFEGPFDLLLQLISRHKLDVTEVALSRVTDEFMAHIRGMGSEWDLDQTTEFLVVAATLLDLKAARLLPVAEVEDEADLALLEARDLLFARLLQYRAYKQVADIFAGRLAREARRFPRTVALEPRFAELLPDVVIRIGPEGFARLAVKAMQPKPEPSVYVDHIHAPLVSVREQAGLLVARLREVGEADFGALVADTDDTLTVVARFLALLELYREKAVALEQEEALGTLTVRWTGGEEDAAASAVTDEFDQEHTP from the coding sequence ATGCCGTCCACTCCCGAACCCGACCCGCCCCGCCGAGGCCGCCGCCCCCTGGGCCGCGGCGGCGCCACGCGGCGTCCGCGGCTGGGCGAGGGCGCCCGCCGACCGCAGGCGGAACCCGCGGGGGACGAGGCGACGGCGGAGGACGTACGGGACCCGCGCGCCTCGCGGGAGGACGTACACGCCAGGCCGGAGGACGTACGGGACGCACACGCCTCGCCGGAGGACGTACGGGACCCGGAGCCCTCCCACGCGGCGGCCGCGGACGACGTACCCACGTCACCTGCGGACTCCCCGGCCGGCCACGAGACGGCGCCCGGCTCCGGGGCGGCCGACGTGGCGGCGGCCGGTTCTCCGGCGTCCTTCGATGCCTCCGCGTCCTTCGAGACCCCCGCCGCCGAGGCCGATTCCGCGCTCCCCGCCACCCAGGTCCTCCCGGCCCCCGCCGACACCGCCCCCGCCGGGGCCGCCACTCCCGCCAAGGGCGGGTTCACGTTGCGGCTCGACAACTTCGAGGGGCCCTTCGATCTGCTGCTCCAGCTCATCTCGCGGCACAAGCTCGACGTCACCGAGGTCGCGCTCTCGCGGGTGACCGACGAGTTCATGGCGCACATCCGGGGGATGGGCAGCGAGTGGGACCTCGACCAGACGACCGAGTTCCTCGTCGTGGCCGCGACCCTGCTCGATCTCAAGGCCGCGCGGCTGCTGCCCGTCGCCGAGGTCGAGGACGAGGCGGATCTCGCGCTCCTGGAGGCGCGGGACCTGTTGTTCGCGCGGCTGTTGCAGTACCGGGCGTACAAGCAGGTCGCGGACATCTTCGCGGGGCGTCTCGCGCGCGAGGCGCGGCGCTTTCCCCGTACCGTCGCGCTGGAGCCCCGCTTCGCCGAGCTGCTGCCCGACGTCGTGATCCGGATCGGGCCCGAGGGCTTCGCGCGGCTCGCCGTCAAGGCGATGCAGCCGAAGCCGGAACCCTCCGTGTACGTGGACCACATCCACGCCCCGCTCGTCTCCGTGCGGGAACAGGCGGGGCTGCTCGTGGCACGCCTGCGCGAGGTGGGCGAGGCGGATTTCGGGGCGCTCGTCGCCGACACCGACGACACCCTCACCGTCGTCGCCCGTTTCCTCGCGCTCCTGGAGCTGTACCGCGAGAAGGCGGTGGCGCTGGAGCAGGAGGAGGCGCTCGGTACGCTCACCGTCCGCTGGACCGGCGGCGAGGAGGACGCCGCGGCCTCCGCCGTCACCGACGAGTTCGACCAGGAGCACACCCCATGA
- the scpB gene encoding SMC-Scp complex subunit ScpB: protein MSQDAIGRAIDTRFATDDEDLVPDLADLDLRPALEAVLMVVDEPATEEHLAKVLQRPVRQVAGALRALADEYTVQGRGFELRLVAGGWRFYSRATYAAAVESFVLDGQQARLTQAALETLAVVAYRQPVSRARVSAVRGVNCDGVMRTLLQRGLVEEAGTERESGAILYRTTHYFLERMGLRGLDELPELAPFLPEAEAIEAETLEGVPSFDPDAEDDGAAHGHGYTGAVEDDHLDHLDPTEH, encoded by the coding sequence ATGAGCCAGGACGCCATCGGCCGGGCGATCGACACGCGGTTCGCCACCGACGACGAGGACCTCGTCCCCGACCTCGCCGACCTCGACCTGCGGCCCGCGCTCGAAGCCGTGCTCATGGTCGTCGACGAGCCCGCGACCGAGGAGCACCTCGCGAAGGTCCTCCAGCGGCCCGTACGGCAGGTCGCGGGGGCGCTGCGGGCGCTCGCCGACGAGTACACGGTGCAGGGGCGCGGTTTCGAGCTGCGGCTCGTCGCGGGCGGCTGGCGGTTCTACTCGCGGGCGACGTACGCGGCGGCTGTCGAGAGCTTCGTCCTCGACGGGCAGCAGGCCCGGCTCACGCAGGCCGCGCTGGAGACGCTGGCGGTCGTCGCGTACCGGCAGCCGGTCAGCCGCGCGCGGGTCTCGGCGGTCCGCGGGGTCAACTGCGACGGCGTCATGCGCACCCTCCTCCAGCGCGGTCTGGTGGAGGAGGCGGGCACGGAACGCGAGAGTGGTGCGATCCTGTACCGGACGACGCACTACTTCCTGGAGCGGATGGGCCTGCGCGGCCTGGACGAGCTTCCGGAGCTGGCCCCCTTCCTGCCGGAAGCGGAGGCCATCGAGGCTGAGACACTGGAAGGTGTGCCGTCGTTCGATCCGGACGCCGAAGACGACGGCGCCGCGCACGGTCACGGATACACCGGGGCCGTCGAAGACGACCATCTCGACCACCTCGATCCGACGGAACACTGA
- a CDS encoding pseudouridine synthase → MRSSGRDSGRGNHRGAGNQRDDKQKRAGRPRPEERRYDVPGAHGGSEDKRSGGRPGGGSGRPGGGSGRPGGSGKSGGGPDSASRGSGSRGNGSGSRGSGSYGSGSRGNGSGSYGSGSGSRGNGSGSYGSGSGSYGSGSDSYGSGSGSRSGARGDSARGGAKGGPRRGTKDGAGPRGPRSAAARPRELDAKLEERNRERYAERDSRPKPPKTFPGAEQEGERLQKVLARAGYGSRRACEELIEQARVEVNGEIVLEQGLRVKPSDEIKVDGLTVATQSYQFFSLNKPAGVVATMEDPEGRQNLGDYVNNRETRLFHVGRLDTETEGVILLTNHGELAHRLTHPRYGVRKTYLAHIVGPIPRDLGKRLKDGIELEDGWARADHFRVVEQTGKNYLVEVTLHEGRKHIVRRMLAEAGFPVDKLVRTAFGPITLGDQKSGWLRRLSNTEVGMLMREVDL, encoded by the coding sequence ATGCGAAGCAGCGGCAGGGACAGCGGGCGCGGGAATCACCGGGGAGCCGGTAACCAGCGCGACGACAAGCAGAAGAGGGCGGGACGCCCCCGTCCCGAGGAACGCCGCTACGACGTGCCGGGAGCGCACGGCGGCAGCGAGGACAAGCGCTCGGGCGGCAGGCCCGGGGGCGGCTCGGGCAGGCCGGGCGGCGGCTCGGGCCGGCCCGGCGGCTCCGGCAAGAGCGGCGGCGGCCCGGACTCCGCCTCGCGCGGCTCGGGCTCGCGCGGCAATGGCTCCGGTTCGCGTGGTTCCGGCTCGTACGGCTCGGGCTCGCGCGGCAACGGCTCCGGCTCGTACGGCTCGGGCTCCGGCTCGCGCGGCAATGGCTCCGGCTCGTACGGCTCGGGCTCCGGCTCCTACGGTTCCGGCTCGGACTCGTACGGTTCCGGCTCCGGTAGCCGCTCCGGCGCGCGCGGGGACTCCGCGCGCGGCGGGGCGAAGGGCGGCCCGAGGCGCGGCACGAAGGACGGCGCGGGCCCGCGCGGCCCCCGTAGCGCCGCCGCGCGGCCCCGTGAGCTGGACGCGAAGCTGGAGGAGCGCAACCGCGAGCGGTACGCCGAGAGGGACTCCCGGCCGAAGCCCCCGAAGACCTTCCCCGGGGCGGAGCAGGAGGGCGAGCGGCTCCAGAAGGTCCTGGCGCGTGCCGGTTACGGCTCGCGGCGGGCCTGCGAGGAGCTGATCGAGCAGGCGCGCGTCGAGGTCAACGGCGAGATCGTCCTGGAGCAGGGCCTGCGCGTGAAGCCGAGCGACGAGATCAAGGTCGACGGGCTCACGGTCGCCACGCAGTCGTACCAGTTCTTCTCGCTCAACAAGCCCGCCGGCGTCGTCGCGACGATGGAGGACCCCGAGGGCCGCCAGAACCTGGGCGACTACGTCAACAACCGCGAGACCCGGCTCTTCCACGTCGGCCGTCTCGACACCGAGACCGAGGGCGTCATCCTCCTCACCAACCACGGGGAGCTGGCCCACCGCCTGACCCACCCCCGCTACGGCGTGCGCAAGACGTACCTCGCGCACATCGTCGGGCCGATCCCGCGCGATCTGGGCAAGCGGCTCAAGGACGGGATCGAGCTGGAGGACGGCTGGGCCCGCGCGGACCACTTCCGGGTCGTCGAGCAGACCGGCAAGAACTACCTCGTCGAGGTGACGCTCCACGAGGGCCGCAAGCACATCGTGCGGCGCATGCTCGCCGAGGCGGGCTTCCCCGTCGACAAGCTCGTGCGCACCGCCTTCGGGCCGATCACGCTCGGGGACCAGAAGTCGGGCTGGCTGCGACGGCTGAGCAACACCGAGGTCGGGATGCTCATGCGCGAGGTCGATCTGTAG
- a CDS encoding ADP-ribosylglycohydrolase family protein, whose translation MSDETTYETTTAPARDDRPATGALLGLALGDALGFPTEFDDVPGILAKCGPWRAMDLPRPTAWISDDTQMTLAFARGLETAASRGTLTPRRCERPVREEFVDWYQSPDNNRAPGNTCLRACLVLKDPSRPWQDASQTHSKGCGANMRVAPAALLPGLGRETRSALAQWQAALTHGHPTALAASDLTAHTIRLLADGTEPGALLPALRAYAEERGTTYHEAWLGDLWRRAGDPSPGAYAARGWDECLRILDRVAAAPRDPERDPCELTGDGWIAEEAFATALLCFLLFPDEPPLVLRRAACTRGDSDSLACVAGAFAGAYAGEAAWPGEWVERVEHREELRGTGRRWDGTPRG comes from the coding sequence ATGAGTGATGAGACGACGTACGAGACGACGACGGCCCCCGCCCGCGACGACCGCCCCGCCACCGGCGCCCTCCTCGGCCTCGCGCTGGGCGACGCGCTCGGCTTCCCGACCGAGTTCGACGACGTGCCGGGCATCCTCGCGAAGTGCGGGCCCTGGCGCGCGATGGACCTCCCGCGACCGACCGCCTGGATCTCCGACGACACCCAGATGACCTTGGCCTTCGCACGCGGCCTGGAGACCGCCGCCTCGCGCGGCACGCTCACCCCGCGGCGCTGCGAGCGCCCCGTGCGCGAGGAGTTCGTGGACTGGTACCAGTCGCCCGACAACAACCGCGCCCCCGGCAACACCTGCCTGCGCGCCTGCCTCGTCCTCAAGGACCCCTCCAGGCCCTGGCAGGACGCGAGCCAGACCCACTCCAAGGGCTGCGGCGCCAATATGCGCGTCGCGCCCGCCGCGCTTCTCCCCGGGCTCGGCCGCGAGACCCGCTCCGCGCTCGCGCAGTGGCAGGCCGCGCTCACCCACGGCCACCCCACCGCGCTCGCCGCGAGCGACCTGACCGCGCACACCATCCGGCTGCTCGCGGACGGCACGGAGCCCGGGGCCCTGCTCCCCGCGCTGCGCGCCTACGCCGAGGAGCGCGGGACGACGTACCACGAGGCGTGGCTCGGCGATCTGTGGCGGCGGGCGGGCGACCCCTCGCCGGGTGCCTACGCCGCACGCGGCTGGGACGAGTGCCTGCGGATACTCGACCGCGTCGCCGCCGCCCCCCGCGACCCCGAGCGCGACCCCTGCGAGCTGACCGGGGACGGCTGGATCGCCGAGGAAGCATTCGCCACCGCCCTGCTGTGCTTCCTGCTCTTCCCCGACGAGCCGCCGCTCGTCCTCCGGCGGGCCGCGTGCACGCGCGGCGACTCGGACTCGCTCGCCTGTGTCGCGGGGGCCTTCGCGGGCGCGTACGCGGGCGAGGCGGCGTGGCCGGGGGAGTGGGTCGAGCGGGTCGAGCACCGCGAGGAACTGCGGGGGACCGGGCGGCGCTGGGACGGGACACCGCGAGGCTGA
- a CDS encoding nucleotidyltransferase domain-containing protein, with amino-acid sequence MSPAEPVRDPAVPVPSVPLPDGARYVRDHTVYACVTGSRAQGLATPASDTDLRGIFLAPTPAFWGFGKPPTHVPGPAREQLSWELERACALALRGDPNVMEALNSPLVLGVEPVGAELLALRDAFLSRAVLDALTRYAHSQGRKLAADLRGPGAPRWKHAMHLLRLLLTARELLRTGRYVVDMSPYREELLAVRRGETTWESWSGRTERLLAGTEAKAAHSGLPAEPDHARVEDFLVRVRRASALG; translated from the coding sequence ATGAGTCCCGCCGAACCGGTCCGCGATCCCGCCGTCCCCGTCCCCTCCGTGCCCCTCCCCGACGGCGCCCGCTACGTCCGCGACCACACCGTCTACGCCTGCGTCACGGGCTCGCGCGCCCAGGGCCTCGCGACCCCGGCGAGCGACACCGACCTGCGCGGGATCTTCCTCGCGCCCACGCCCGCGTTCTGGGGCTTCGGGAAGCCGCCCACGCACGTCCCGGGTCCCGCGCGGGAGCAACTGAGCTGGGAGCTGGAGCGCGCCTGCGCGCTCGCGCTGCGCGGCGACCCGAACGTCATGGAGGCGCTGAACTCCCCGCTCGTCCTCGGCGTGGAGCCGGTCGGCGCCGAGCTGCTCGCGCTGCGGGACGCCTTCCTCTCGCGCGCGGTCCTCGACGCGCTGACGCGCTACGCGCACAGCCAGGGCCGTAAACTCGCCGCCGACCTGCGCGGCCCCGGCGCCCCGCGCTGGAAGCACGCGATGCACCTGCTGCGCCTGCTGCTCACGGCGCGCGAGCTGCTGCGCACCGGCAGGTACGTGGTCGACATGAGCCCGTACCGCGAGGAGCTGCTCGCCGTCCGGCGCGGCGAGACGACGTGGGAGTCCTGGTCGGGCCGTACCGAGCGGCTGCTCGCGGGGACGGAGGCGAAGGCGGCCCACTCCGGGCTCCCGGCCGAGCCGGACCACGCCCGTGTGGAGGACTTCCTGGTACGGGTCAGGCGCGCCTCGGCCCTGGGGTGA
- a CDS encoding prephenate dehydrogenase, which yields MRTALVVGTGLIGTSLALALTRRGVTVHLVDQDTDAARTAASLGAGTTEPPGGTVDLAIVAVPPAYVAGTLAALLRADAAHGYLDVASVKGGPRRELEALGTDPERLRRYLGTHPMAGRERSGPLAATAELFEGSPWVLTPARDTDTEVLNQALELVAHCRAVPVVMDGGAHDSAVALVSHMPQLVSTLVAARLEHADDTAVRLCGQGIRDVTRIAGSDPAMWIDILSANPGPVADLLDALGEDLGEAVRVLRLLESAEPARRTEGAQGVERLLRRGNAGRARVPGKHGSTPAAYETIAVLISDRPGELARIFADAGRAGVNVEDVRIEHATGQQAGLVQLSVAPEAASGLAAALRERGWSLRA from the coding sequence GTGAGAACCGCACTCGTCGTCGGCACCGGACTCATCGGTACCTCGCTCGCCCTCGCCCTCACCCGGCGCGGCGTGACCGTGCACCTCGTCGACCAGGACACCGACGCGGCCCGTACCGCCGCCTCGCTCGGCGCGGGGACGACCGAGCCGCCCGGCGGGACCGTCGACCTCGCGATCGTCGCCGTGCCTCCCGCGTACGTCGCCGGGACCCTCGCGGCGCTCCTGCGCGCGGACGCCGCGCACGGGTACCTCGACGTCGCGAGCGTCAAGGGCGGCCCGCGCCGCGAGCTGGAGGCGCTCGGCACCGACCCGGAGCGGCTGCGCCGCTACCTCGGCACCCACCCCATGGCCGGCCGCGAGCGCTCCGGGCCGCTCGCCGCGACCGCCGAGCTCTTCGAGGGCAGCCCCTGGGTCCTCACCCCGGCCCGCGACACCGACACCGAGGTCCTCAACCAGGCACTCGAACTCGTCGCGCACTGCCGCGCCGTGCCCGTCGTCATGGACGGCGGCGCGCACGACAGCGCCGTGGCGCTCGTCTCGCACATGCCGCAGCTCGTGTCCACGCTCGTCGCCGCGCGCCTGGAGCACGCCGACGACACCGCGGTCCGGCTCTGCGGGCAGGGCATCAGGGACGTGACCCGCATCGCGGGCTCCGATCCCGCGATGTGGATCGACATCCTCTCGGCCAACCCGGGCCCCGTCGCCGACCTGCTCGACGCGCTCGGCGAGGACCTCGGCGAGGCGGTACGCGTCCTGCGCCTCCTGGAGTCCGCCGAGCCCGCCCGGCGCACCGAGGGCGCCCAGGGCGTCGAGCGGCTCCTGCGGCGCGGCAACGCGGGCCGCGCCCGCGTCCCCGGCAAGCACGGCAGCACCCCGGCCGCCTACGAGACCATCGCCGTCCTCATCAGCGACCGGCCCGGGGAGCTGGCCCGCATCTTCGCGGACGCGGGGCGCGCGGGGGTCAACGTCGAGGACGTGCGCATCGAGCACGCCACCGGGCAGCAGGCGGGCCTCGTGCAGCTCTCCGTGGCCCCCGAGGCCGCCTCGGGGCTCGCGGCGGCGCTGCGGGAGCGGGGCTGGTCGCTGCGGGCCTGA